In Plectropomus leopardus isolate mb chromosome 21, YSFRI_Pleo_2.0, whole genome shotgun sequence, the DNA window ACTTGCAGGTCACTCCACTTCCTCATTTAGTTACGTATATTTTGTAATGTTGTGTTCACTCCCAGTATGAAAGAAATCCTCCTCCACATCACTTTTACTCAACAGTTAGGGAGAGTTTCTTGGTAAGTGCAGTTACAACATCACAACCATTTTGCATGACATTCAACAAGGAAGGAGTCAGGGAGGAGTCAGCCAATGCTGTGTTGGTACATGTTTGTGAACACTGCTGAATGCAGAGTTTCCTGAGAAAGATGACATGTTGAAATGGGCTTCGTCGGGATGGAAAGTTTATTAGGTTTTATAGCATACAGAAGCACACTGCAGCTTTAGTAAAtgaagataagataagataatcctttattagtcccacagtggggaaatttccaacattgcagcagcaaagggatagcaaaatagcaagataatactgtgcaaaataaactatattaataaataaataagtacaaaaacgtgcaggatgaagatgaaggaaataagcacagaggacgacataaacaaacaatatatacagtatttacaacgcAGAGAAACTCAACAGTTCACAGTTGCAtgggtgaaagtgaaattgcacTTGTGGTATCAAGCTGTACAAGTGGAGTCAGTGAAACATGGTGATAAATCAGAACTATGTGGACACAAACAATGATTAGTTTTATTTCAACTTCAAtcaaaagatgtttttcttttgttttcattgtataTCAGTTTATAAATGTACAGGACCATttgggggggagagagagaaaaagacattgcAAAAGGCAGAGGCTTTAATCACAGCTACAGGTGCAAAGATGCAGCAGCAAATAGTGGACTTAAATGCACAATGTGCCACTCAAACCGGTAGACTCAAAAACAGGGCTTTACTTTAAACAAGGTACAGTACACAGGAAGTCACTGTACTTTCAGTCTTGATATGGCAGGACAGCAAACACAGGGGCTTATTATGAGAAGATTTTCACAGTTTAGCAACACAATATCTAGATAATAAATTGTGATATAATATACTTTCTAAACATATAATTGTCACCTTTTCCTGCTACAATCATCTGCGTATCTTCTAATTTGCTTTGCTTATCCGAGCCTGGCCCTTACCCAGTTGTTTTACTGcgaaactgaataaataatcaaaaatacgAAGACAAAATGAACTTGCTTGATCTATCtgtttttagctctgttttggtctccactgACTTCTTAACTAAATGCTCCCTAATTGTTGAGTAATTCTAAAAAGTGATGTTGAGAAGGATTTCTTGCAAACTACAAATTTCAGCTGTCATGAGGGGTGAAAAAATATTGGAGTGAACACGACCTTACAAAATCTGTTTTCTAAATGAGGAAGACAATCAGAATCTGAGGTACGCAATTTGATTTGAGATTTGGGGTGTGCTCCACAGCAAACTGAAATGGGGGAGTTGATTCATACAGTATGAACACTAactgcatatactgtatagCTCCACCCAAAACGTCATCTGTATCCAGATAGTATAAATATACTAATAAACCAGCTGAAACTGAACACTTCAGACACACAAGCTGAAAGTTGACTTCTCTGTTAACATCAACGGACCTTGTGATAATGGCTAAGATTCCCGGTGGATGGAGTGAGGTAATGGATGCAACTGAGGAAACTCGGTATATTTGTGATCAGGTGAGCTTCAATCTACCTTCATTCATCACAACCTGCACACACAATTCTCTCGTCTGAATTTCAGTCTGGctttacatcatattttatttatttcgcTCACAGGTGAAGGACCAAGTGCTGGCTCTCACAGGCATGAATTACGTGGTGTACACAGCAATTCAATACAGGTGTCAGACTGTGGCTGGACAAAACTTCCTCATTAAGGTGAGTATTACGGTGATATTTTACCAAGAAGTCTGAAAGCCTCAGATGTGTCTTTGTGTAATATACAGGTTGAGTTCATTTAGACATCCTGTTGAACATAAAGTCGTGTCAAACTCCTCGTGAGACAACAGTTGGTAGAAGATCTGCACTGCTCAGCAATACAAGTTTCAGATGAATATATTTGTTTAGACATAGATTAACTGTCTTTTTCCTGCAGGTTGATGTTGGAGAGGACTACAACCATCTGAGTGTCCACCGTATACTTCGGTGTGATGGAGATGAGGTTGTGCTGCGCGGTGTAGAGCAACACAGAGCCAAAGATTACCCCCTCGTACCTTTTACAAACTAAACGTGCAACATGTTTCTACAGTTAAATACTTACAGCCTTCAGTCTCATCTTAAAATGCTCTGCTTCTTTATTCTGCAATGATTTGtcatcaattttaaaaatgtcaacacagAGATAAAGATATTTGGTGACGGGAAGCAGCAAGTTGAATGCACTaccttttaaaggaataataaagattaaagcatgaaaaaaacatcttaaaatagaTGCCATCTAGGCTGGAAGGAATAATTACAAACGaattatttcttctttattcTGCAATGACTTTACAtcgattttaaaaatattaacccAGAAAGAGAAAGATATTTGGTGACAGGAAGCATCAAGTTGAATGCACTACCCTCGTGGTTCTTATATGCAGCATTTGCTTTTCATTTGCGAAGTCTGATTTTCAAAATAGCTGTTGTCTAGGCTGGAAAAAATGGttacaaatgaatgaaaaaacgTAAAGGAACTCCTTTAGTTTACATCAACGTTTATATGGACATTTTTAACTTTCTCATGTTGTGAGTTGTGATTAAACAAACCAGGAAACATTTTCTGACTGTCAGCTACTTAACAGATGTCCTGGAGGAAGAAAATTCATTTCATACATACCCTTGAGATAACAAAACAAGTGTTCAACGTAAAGACTTCCCCAATTCCAACAAGTTCTCTCATTACATGTGGAGTTTTTGATCACATGCAACATATTTGCTTATTTGAAAGTTGTCAAAATGATCTGTGGACTATGAGAAAAAGACTTTGTTGagtcagaaatgtaatataaatgttttaagaaGACTTGGACAttgttattttgaattaaatattaatgtgtGAGATGAATAATAGTATCAGCCCCACTGTGGATGTTTTAGTTTAGCAGGTCACCACACTTGAGCAGGATGAATGTTTCTTCCTGAATGCTGCTTGTTTTGATATCAAAACGATGTTAATCTTTGAATCAGAGAGATCAGGACAAcacaatgaaaatgtgaattataagattttgaatatataattgtaTTTGGAAAGGAATTaatcagagagggaaaaaaaacaatcacaatcgTGAGAGTTGTGGTTACACATGCAGCTCCGCCCTGCACGTAG includes these proteins:
- the LOC121960856 gene encoding cystatin-A-like isoform X1, which translates into the protein MAKIPGGWSEVMDATEETRYICDQVKDQVLALTGMNYVVYTAIQYRCQTVAGQNFLIKVDVGEDYNHLSVHRILRCDGDEVVLRGVEQHRAKDYPLVPFTN
- the LOC121960856 gene encoding cystatin-A-like isoform X2 gives rise to the protein MMRRRWLKRNTALVKDQVLALTGMNYVVYTAIQYRCQTVAGQNFLIKVDVGEDYNHLSVHRILRCDGDEVVLRGVEQHRAKDYPLVPFTN